CGGCACCTCCTCGAAATTCATGTCCATCGCGTCGTACACCAGCAGCCGACCGTCGAGGGTCTCGCCCACACCGATCAGATACTTTGCGGCCTCGGTCGCCTGAATCGAACCCACCACCCCAGGAAGCGCACCGAGAACGCCCACGGTCGCACAGTCCGGCACCGTCCCCTCGGGCGGCGCTTCGGGGAACAGACACCGATAGCACGGCGATCCTTGGGTGAAGGTCGTGACCTGCCCCTCGAAGCGGTAGATCGCGCCGTGGCTGAAGGGAATGCCGGCGAGCGTGCAGGCGTCGTTCACGAGATATCTGGTGCGGAAGTTGTCCGACCCGTCGAGAACGAAATCGTAGTCGGCGACGAGATCGGCGATCGTGCCGGGGCCGACGCGCAGATCGTGAGTCTCGACATCGATATCGGGGTTCAGTCTCGTGACGAAGTCGGCGGCGCTGTCGACTTTTTTCCGGCCGACGTCGCTGTCGCCGTGGACGACCTGGCGCTGGAGGTTCGATCGTTCGACGATGTCGTCGTCGGCGATCCCGAGCGCGCCGACGCCCGCAGCGGCGAGATACTGGATCGCGGGCGAGCCGAGCCCGCCCGCCCCGACCACGAGCACGCGCGCGTCGAGCAGTTTGGCTTGGCCCGCCGGACCGATCTCGTCCATGATGACGTGTCTGGAGTACCGATCGAGCTGGGTCGGATCGAGACCAGGGCCGCTCATGTGGATCGATTGGTAGCGAACCGAATAAGCCCGCGGGTGTACCGGACTGTGGCATCGGCGCAGTCACCGGCCGGGAACCCGCCTCCGGCCGTCGGCCCGCCGGCCCGATCTCCACATTTATGTGCCCCGACTCTGTACGGTGGTCCGTATGCGAACGAGCACACTCACTGTTGCCCTCCTATCGGCGCTGCTGGTGGCAAGCGCCGGTATGGCGGGTGCGCTCACCACGAACGGTCTCCAGCCACAGGAATCACCGACCAACACCACGACGAGCGGTGGCGACGCGGCGGTCGAGGGTAGTCCGAGCGTCACGTTCGATGATCAGGAAAGTAGCGGCGAGTCGCTCCTCGTCGCGTCGGCGAGCCTCCCCCGACAGGGCTTCGTCGCCATCTACGATAGCAGCCAATCCGGCAACCAGACCGATCAGGTCGTCGGTGCGTCGTACCTGCTCGAACCTGGCACGTCCGACAACATCCGGATCGCACTCGACGAGTCCCTCGACAGCTCGGCGTCGCTGACAGCGGTCGTGCACGCCGACACCAACGAGAACGGCGAGTTCGACTACGTTTCCTCGGATGGCCAAGAGGACGCGGCGCTCACGCCCGAGGGCGACCGACGGATCGTCGACATCGCTCAGGTCACCGTCGAGAACGCTGGCGGCACGAACGACAGCGCTGCCGACGGGTCGAACACGACCGCAGCGACCACCGACGACGACGCGGCCGACAACGCCACCACCGGCACGACCGCCGATGGGATGACGACGGCCGACGAGACGAGTGCCGAGGAAACGACGGCTGAAGAGACGAGCGCCGAAGAAACGGCCGCTGACGACGCCACCGAGGCAACCAACGGAACAAACGGAACGGCCGCGAACGAATCGAACGGCTCCGGCGATTCGGGCGGTAGCGGTGCGTTCGGCCCCGGATTCGGTCCCGTGGTTGCCGTCGTTGCACTGCTCGCAGCCGCGTTGCTCGCAAGCCGACGGCGCGAGTAACGTCCACGAACCGTACCGAACTTTTCTTTACACCGGTCCAGCGTTCGAGTCCACCGGACCAGCCAACCGCTCCGCAAACGACTTCGTGAACGATTAAAAGACGTTCTAACGTTGCCGGTGTCTCGCCGATCGAACGCGGTTTCAATCGCCCGGATACGCCTGCTCGAACGGTCGTGGCGGCAGCCGGAGCTCTTCGAGTTCGGGGAGGTGTTTGACGTTGTAGAGCACCTGCATCTCGTCGGTGACCGGGATACCGTTACACGACAGCCGGATGTCCTGCTCGATCATCTCCGGCGGGAGGATGTTGTTGACGGGCATCGAGAGCTCGCCCTGCTTGACGATGACCGCACAGTTCGCACACGCGCCGCCGCGGCAGGCGAAGGGCCACATGAACCCGCGATTTTCGGCGGCTTCGAGCAACGACTCGTGGGGTTCGACGAGGAACTCGCCGTAGTCCTCGTGGTCGAGGTCGCCCTCTGCGGCCTTCCCAAAGAGATCGTCGTCGTCGAGATCCCAGCCGTGGTCGTCGAGCACCGCGTAGTTGAGGTACTCGACCCGCGAGCCAGCCTGCTCGTAACTCTCCTCGTCTTCGAGTTCTGGCTCGGTATCGACTTCGGGCTCGTAGCCCGCCTGGAGCTGCTTGTACGCCGTCCGAACACGTTGAAACTCCTCGGGAGAACCCCCGTGGTCCGGGTGGGCCTCGATCACCCGCTCGCGGTAGGCCTGCTCGATCGCCTCCTCGCTCGCGTCGGGCTCGACTCGGAGGACATCGAACGGGGACGCCACATCGGAGGAAGGGTCTCGGGATCGAAAAGGGTTCTCAATCGGGAAACCGCTGTCGTCGGTGATCGGTTCGCATCACGTTACGGCGGTGTCGATTTCGCCGCTACTCGGCCTCGATACCAAGCCCGGGATACCACCGATCGGCCCCGGCCTCGCGCGCCCGCTCGTCCATCTTGGCGAGCAGCGCGCATGCGAGACTCGCAGTCTCGGCGGCGCGGGTCTCGCCCTCGGTTCGGAACTCGCCGGTGACGCGGTTCGCGTACACCGTACAGACCGCGCCCGCCCGGAGGCCGTAGAGGTTCGCGAGAGTGCAGATCGTGCTCGCCTCCATCTCGATGTTCAGGACGTTGGCTTCTTGGAGATTCTCGACGAGTTCGTCGCTGCCGGCGGCCTCGAACCCCTCGAACCCGGGGCGACCCTGGCCGGCGTAGAAGCTGTCGGTGCTCGCGGTCACGCCGACGTGGTAGTCGTAATCGAGGCGTTCAGCGGCCGCGACCAGCGCCGCCACCACGCGGTCGTCCGCCGCTGCGGGGTAGTCCTCGCGGACGTACTCCTCGCTGGTACCTTCCTGGCGCACAGCGCCGGAGGTGATGACGAGATCACCCACTTCCATTTCGGGCTGGATCGCGCCGCAGGAGCCCACCCGGAGGAAGGTGTCCACGCCGACGCGTGCGAGCTCCTCGACCGCGATCGCCGCCGAGGGGCTGCCGATCCCCGTTGAGGTGGTGCTGATCGGCGTTCCCCGGTGCTCGCCGGTCGCGGTGCGGTACTCGCGGTGTTCGGCCACGATTGCCGCATCGTCCCACACGCCGGTGATCTTCGGGATGCGCTCGGGGTCGCCAGGCAGGAGCACGGTGTCGGCGACGTCGTCCTCGCCGACGCCGAGGTGGTACTGCACCTCGTCGTTCGGGTCCTCGCTGTCGCCGGTCATCGTCCCAGAGTCTCGGCGGTGATCGCGTCGGGCAGGAGGTCGCCGAGGCGGTACTCGGCGAGCTCGTCCGCTTCGTCACAGAGCACGCGAAAGTCGTCGTCACAGAACTCGGTGAAGGTCTGGCGGCACATCCCGCAGGGGAGCACGCCGTCGCGCTCGCTCGACGTCACCGCGACCTGCGCGAACTCGTCGTGGCCGTTTTTCACGGCCTCGGCGATCGCCACCTCCTCGGCGTGGAGGCTGTTCGAGTAGTTCGCGTTTTCGATGTTGCAGCCCGTGAACACCGTTCCGTCGGCGGTTTCGAGTGCCGCGCCGACCTGATATTCGGAGTACGGGACGTGGGCGTTCGCCGTGGCCTCGCGGGCGGCCGCGACGAGGTCTTCGTCGTCCATGCTCCGCGATTCGCTCTCGTTCGTGAAATAACCACCGAGCGCGAGGCTGTGACGGTGGCAGCGGTGGCGGTGTGGCAGCGGCGGCGGTGCCTGGAGGATGAAGGGCGAGGCGCTCGCGGCTTCGCCGCTCGCTCGTTCCGAGGTGCTCGCTTCGCTTGCATCTCGCGGCCGAGGGCTTCGGCGGTGCGGTTGCGGATGTGGACCGTCCGCACGAGCGTGGGCGGCGCTACGCGCCGCGATTCGAGGTGGCTCCGTCGCCTCGCGCCGCCCGTGAGCAGACGCAGCGAGGGCCGCCAAACGAACGAGGAGCAACGTGACCCGTGAGCGTAGCGAGTGCGGTTCACCGCGAACGAGGCCGAAGTTCTCGTGAGGCGGAGGCGAACGAGAGCACGGAAGAGCTCCGCTCTTCCGGAGGCCGAGTGAGCGGGAGTTTTCAGTCCTCCGGAAGACTCGTTTCGCTCGTCTTCCGAGCTCTGCCTTACTTCGTTCGGCAGAACAGGTTTTTGGAAGGGGTTCGAGGGAGCGAGCGAAGCGAGTGACCGAGGACCCCTTGTAAAAAGTGGGGGTCTCTAGTCCTCGCCCGACTCGTAGTGATCGCCGGCCGCCGACGGAATTCGAGTTCGGCCGACCAGCGCCAGCACGATGATCACCGTGATGTACGGGATGGTCTGGACGAGCGAGCTCGGCACTGCGTACGCCGGGATCTGCTGGAGACGGAGCTGAAGCGCGTCGAGACCAGCAAAGAGCACGCCGGCCCCGAACGCTCCCACCGGGTTGTAGTTGCCGAAGAGGTAGGCCACGATCGCGATGAACCCGCGGCCGTTGACCATCGTCTGGCCGTTACCGATGAACAGCCCGACCTGGCCGAGCGAGAGCCCGACGCCGCCGATCCCCGAGAGCACGCCCGAGAGCGTGACGGCCACGTACCGGGTCCGGGTGACGTTCACGCCGGCGGTGTCGAGCGCCTTCGGGTTCTCGCCGCTCGCACGGACGTGCCGGCCGAACGACGTGCGATTCAGGACGTACCACGAGCCGGCCACCGCGAACAGCATGATGTACACCACCGGGCTCGCATCGAACAGTACGGATCCCACGAACGGGAGCTCCGAGAGCACCGGGATCGTCCATGTCCCGAGCGTGCCGACGCTGTCGGTGTTGACGCTGCCGTAGGCGACCTGCGAGATGAACGGGGCCAGCCCGAGCGCGATCAGCCACACCGCGAGCCCGGCGATGATCTGGTCGGCCTGATACTCCAGACAGACCACCGCGAACAGCAGCGACAGCAGCGTGCTCGCGAGCACGCCGGCGAAGAAGCCGACCCAGATCCCGGGCAGGAACGCCAGCGAACCGATCGCATCGGCGACGTAGACGCCCGTGAACGCCGAGATGATCAGCAATCCTTCGAGCCCGATGTTGATCACGCCGGATTTCTCTGCGAAGATCCCGCCGAGCGCAGCACACACGATCGGCACCGCGAGCCGGAGTGCGGCCCCCAGCGTGCTCTCGCTCAGTGCGACTCGAAGGAGATCGCCGGCGGCCGTGTTCGGGAAGATTGCACCGTAGACCACCGCGATCGCGAGGAGCACACCAGCACCGTAGGCGAGCAGCCGCCGGGGTCCGTACTCCGCGACGGTGTTTCGAAGCTCGGTGGTACTCATTGTTCGCCCTCCGTCCGCTCGAACTCCGTGCTACCGCCGGACTCGATTTGCTCGTCCGGCGAGGACCGTCGGTCTTCGACGGGCTTACCGCCGTCAGTCGCGACGGGATCGCGGCCGGTGGTGACGAATCGTTTCCCGAGCAGCCGGAAGAACTCCGGCATCGCCACGAACAGGATGATCAGTCCGCGGAGCACGCCCACGAGCTGTTTCGGTGGCGACTCGGCCGAGAGCTGGAGCGCGAGCGACCCGCTTTTGAGCACGCCGAACAGCAGCGCCGCGGGCACCACGCCGAGAGGGTTGTTGCCCGCGAGGATCGACACCGTGATGCCGTCGAACCCGAGCGAAGGAACCGAGGCCGTGAAGCGTCCCGTGACCATCAGCACCCAGACCGCGCCCCCGATGCCCGCGAACGCACCCGAGAGCGCCATGCTTGTCACGATCGTGCGATCGGCGTCGACGCCACCGTACTCGGCGGCCTCGGGCTGGAGCCCGCTCGTCCGGAGATCGTACCCGAACGCGGTTCGCTCGATCAGGTAGTACAGCCCTGCGACCAGCGCGAGCCCGAAGACGAACACGAACACCGAGAAGTTGCTGCCCGAGCCGAACAGTGTGGATTCGAGCACCGCCGCTCCCGGAACGGTTCGCGTTTCGACCGACTGGCTCCCCGGCGCGGGGAAATACGACGAGACGAGGAAGAAGGCGACCTGGGCCGCGACGAAGTTGAGCATGATCGTCGTGATGACCTCGTTCGCGTCGGCATACGCCTTGAGCGCTCCTGGAATCGCGCCGTAGAGGCCGCCGACGATCGCGCCCGCGATCACGCCGAGCGGCACCAGCACGATCGTGCCGAGTCCGGCGGGCACCAGCGGGGCGGCGAACAGCACCGCGAGCGCGGTCGCGAGCGCGCCAGCCACGAGTTGGCCCTGCGAGCCGATATTAAAGAGGCCGGCGCGGAACGCGACCGCGACCGACAGTCCAGTAAAGACGAGCAGCGTGGTCTCCTTCAGCGTGAGTGCGATCTGGAAGTTGAAGGGATCGGCGAGGACGTTCCCGATCGCGCCCTGGAACAGCTGGACGTACACGCCGACCGGATCGTAACACGACGTCGGCCCGAAGAAAGCGAACGCCGGCTCCTCGCATGTCGCCGCCATTCCCGACACCACCACGATGACGCCGCCGACGACGATCGACGCCGCGAGCGCCGCGAGGCTCAACAGCAGCCGCTCGACCCACGACGCCGCCACCAGCCGTGCGAGTCCGTCTTCGATGTCATCCCGGCGGCTCATCGCTCACCTCCGGTCGAGCGCTGCTCCGCACCGGTCTCGTCGTCACGTGACACGTCGTCCTGCTGACTGCCATCGGCCGTCACGTCGGCGGACTCGCGCTCTGCGAGCTGTTCGCCCGCCATCAGGAGGCCGAGATCCTCCTCGGTGACCGCATCGGGATCGACGACGTCGACGAACCGGCCGTCGTGCATCACCGCGAGCCGGTCGGACAGTCCCCGGACCTCCGTGAGGTTCGCCGATACCAGAAGGACGGCGACGCCCGCATCACGGAGTTCGAGCAAGCGGTCGTGGATGAACTCGGTCGAGCCGACGTCCACTCCTCGGGTGGGGTGGGTCGCCACCACGACGTCGGGATCGCGTTCGAACTCACGGCCGACCAGGAACTTCTGCTGGTTGCCACCCGAGAGCGAGTGGGCTGCCGCCGCCGGTTCCGGCGGCCGGACGTCGTACTCCTCGATGATGTCCGTGGCGTGGCCGCGAGCGCCGTTCCAGTCGATCCGGCCGCCGCCGATCGGCGGGGTGTGCTGACTTCCCAGCACGCCGTTCTCGGTGAGATCGAACTCCATCACGAGACCGCGTTCCTGGCGGTCTTCGGGGACGTAGGCCATCCCGCGGTCGATGTGGCCGCTTCGCGAGACCCGGGTGATATCCTCGTCGTCGAGATCGACGGTGCCGGCGTCGGGTACCCGGAGCCCGGTGATCGCCTCGATGAGTTCGGACTGGCCGTTGCCGTCGACGCCCGCGATGCCGAAGATCTCGCCCTCGCGCACCGTGAACCCCGTATCTGTGACGTGCCTCGCGCCGTGCTCGCCATGAACTGAGAGGCCGTCGACCGAGAGGACGCTATCGCCGGGATCGGCGGGGCCGGCGTCGACATCGAGCACGACTTCACGGCCGACCATCATCTCCGCGAGCTCCTCGCGGGTGGTGGCGTCCGCATCTACGGTGCCGACGTTCACGCCGTCTCTGAGCACCGTGATCTCGTCGGCAGCCTCCATCGCCTCGCCGAGCTTGTGGGTGATGAAGATCAGTGTCTTCCCCTCCGCCGTCAGCTCCTCGAACACGGCGAACAGCTCCTCGACCTCCTGTGGCGTCAGCACGCCCGTGGGCTCGTCGAGGATCAACACGTCGGCACCCCGATACAGCGCCTTCAGAATCTCGACGCGCTGCTGTTCGCCGACGCTGATGTCTTCGACCGTCGCGTCGGGGTCGGCCGCGAACCCGTAGCGTTCGGCGAGCTCCCGAACCGCGTCGCTCGCCTGGTTCCGGTCGGTCGCGAGCCCGCCCCACTTTTTCGGCTCGTGGCCGAGCACGACGTTCTCGGCCACCGACATCGGCGGGACGAGCATGAAGTGCTGGTGGATCATCCCGATTCCGGCATCGATGGCGTCCCGTGGCGAGTCGAACGTTCTGGACTGTCCGTCGAGCTCGATGGTGCCCGCATCGGGTTCGTAGAGCCCGTAGAGCACGTTCATCAACGTCGACTTGCCCGCGCCGTTCTCGCCGAGCAGCGCGTGTACGGTGCCGGGTTCGACCGCGAGCGAGACGTCATCGTTGGCGATCACTCCCGGGAAGCGCTTGGTGATCTCTTGGAGTTCGACTGCGTTCGTCATCGGATCTCCCACGTCGTCCGTGGCATGAATCGTTCGTCGGCCACTCACTCGCCCTGGCCGGGCTTTTGTGGCACCGAGATGTCGCCCGCGATGATCTTCTCCTGGGACTCCTCGAGGGACTGTTTGACCTCCTCGGGGATCTCCGAGCCGAGTTCCTGGCCGTAGACCGCCTCGACGCCGTTCCCTTCGAGACCGAGGGTCGTCACGCTCCCGCCGTTGAAGCTGTCGTTGGCGACGTTCTCGATCGACCTGAACACGGCGTTGTTGACCTTCTTGACCATGCTCGCGAGGATCACGTCGGAGAAATTCGGCGAACTCTTCGACTGATCGGAGTCGACACCGATGGCGTACCGGCCCTGTCCCTGGGCGGCCTGGAACACGCCGATACCACTCCCACCGGCGGCGTGGTAGACGATGTCCGCGCCGTTGTCGTACATCGAGACCGCGGCCTCCTTGCCTGCACCGGGATCGGAGAACGAACCGGTGTACGCGACCCGCACGTTCGCCTCCTCGTTCGCGTGTTTCGCACCTGCCTCGAACCCGGCCTGGAACTTCTTGATCAGCGGGACTTCCTCGCCACCGACGAACCCGAGCGTCGCGTTTTCGGGGTTGGTTTCGCCCGCACCCGCGCTCATCTCACGTGTCGTGAGCAGACCCGCGAGGTGGCCGATCTGGAACGATCCGACGTGTTCTTTGAACGTGTAGCTCGCGACGTTCGGCTCCTCGACCACACCGTCGACGAGCATGAAGTTCTGGTCGGAAAAGTTGGGAGCGACGTCCTGAAGCCCGCTCACCTGTGCGAACCCGATACAACAGATCAGGTCGTAGGCTGGGCTGGTCTGCTGGGCGAACCGGCGCTGAAACGTCGGAAAATCCGAGTTCTGCTCCGGCTGAGCGTTGTTGAAACTGACGCCGATCTCGTTGGCGGCCCGCTTGACGCCGCGGTTGGCCGAGTCGTTGAACGACTTGTCGCCGAGGCCACCCTTCGCGTACACCATCCCGACGTTCATGTCGGAGCCACTACCCGACCCGCCGCTCGCGTTCCCGGTCGCGTTCGAGCCGTTGCCACCGGACCCGTTCGATCCTCCTGAATCGTTCGACCCACCGGAGTCGTTGCCCGAACCGCTTCCACCACCGCCGCTCGTACAGCCCGCAAGACCGGCGATACCGGCTGCTCCAGTGATCTGCAGGAATCGTCGTCTGTCCGGACTCGTGCGCATGCCATGAACCACTGTCGTAGTGGAATAAGTGTATCGTTCATTCGGGACCACCGACGGTGCCGGCGATGTTCGCATAGCGA
The DNA window shown above is from Halococcus salifodinae DSM 8989 and carries:
- the ubaA gene encoding SAMP-activating enzyme E1; protein product: MSGPGLDPTQLDRYSRHVIMDEIGPAGQAKLLDARVLVVGAGGLGSPAIQYLAAAGVGALGIADDDIVERSNLQRQVVHGDSDVGRKKVDSAADFVTRLNPDIDVETHDLRVGPGTIADLVADYDFVLDGSDNFRTRYLVNDACTLAGIPFSHGAIYRFEGQVTTFTQGSPCYRCLFPEAPPEGTVPDCATVGVLGALPGVVGSIQATEAAKYLIGVGETLDGRLLVYDAMDMNFEEVPIAPNPDCPVCGEGGIESVGEIEYTDSCAVGSS
- a CDS encoding DUF7282 domain-containing protein; the protein is MRTSTLTVALLSALLVASAGMAGALTTNGLQPQESPTNTTTSGGDAAVEGSPSVTFDDQESSGESLLVASASLPRQGFVAIYDSSQSGNQTDQVVGASYLLEPGTSDNIRIALDESLDSSASLTAVVHADTNENGEFDYVSSDGQEDAALTPEGDRRIVDIAQVTVENAGGTNDSAADGSNTTAATTDDDAADNATTGTTADGMTTADETSAEETTAEETSAEETAADDATEATNGTNGTAANESNGSGDSGGSGAFGPGFGPVVAVVALLAAALLASRRRE
- the fer gene encoding ferredoxin Fer — translated: MASPFDVLRVEPDASEEAIEQAYRERVIEAHPDHGGSPEEFQRVRTAYKQLQAGYEPEVDTEPELEDEESYEQAGSRVEYLNYAVLDDHGWDLDDDDLFGKAAEGDLDHEDYGEFLVEPHESLLEAAENRGFMWPFACRGGACANCAVIVKQGELSMPVNNILPPEMIEQDIRLSCNGIPVTDEMQVLYNVKHLPELEELRLPPRPFEQAYPGD
- a CDS encoding nucleoside phosphorylase, which encodes MTGDSEDPNDEVQYHLGVGEDDVADTVLLPGDPERIPKITGVWDDAAIVAEHREYRTATGEHRGTPISTTSTGIGSPSAAIAVEELARVGVDTFLRVGSCGAIQPEMEVGDLVITSGAVRQEGTSEEYVREDYPAAADDRVVAALVAAAERLDYDYHVGVTASTDSFYAGQGRPGFEGFEAAGSDELVENLQEANVLNIEMEASTICTLANLYGLRAGAVCTVYANRVTGEFRTEGETRAAETASLACALLAKMDERAREAGADRWYPGLGIEAE
- a CDS encoding ABC transporter permease, encoding MSTTELRNTVAEYGPRRLLAYGAGVLLAIAVVYGAIFPNTAAGDLLRVALSESTLGAALRLAVPIVCAALGGIFAEKSGVINIGLEGLLIISAFTGVYVADAIGSLAFLPGIWVGFFAGVLASTLLSLLFAVVCLEYQADQIIAGLAVWLIALGLAPFISQVAYGSVNTDSVGTLGTWTIPVLSELPFVGSVLFDASPVVYIMLFAVAGSWYVLNRTSFGRHVRASGENPKALDTAGVNVTRTRYVAVTLSGVLSGIGGVGLSLGQVGLFIGNGQTMVNGRGFIAIVAYLFGNYNPVGAFGAGVLFAGLDALQLRLQQIPAYAVPSSLVQTIPYITVIIVLALVGRTRIPSAAGDHYESGED
- a CDS encoding ABC transporter permease; translated protein: MSRRDDIEDGLARLVAASWVERLLLSLAALAASIVVGGVIVVVSGMAATCEEPAFAFFGPTSCYDPVGVYVQLFQGAIGNVLADPFNFQIALTLKETTLLVFTGLSVAVAFRAGLFNIGSQGQLVAGALATALAVLFAAPLVPAGLGTIVLVPLGVIAGAIVGGLYGAIPGALKAYADANEVITTIMLNFVAAQVAFFLVSSYFPAPGSQSVETRTVPGAAVLESTLFGSGSNFSVFVFVFGLALVAGLYYLIERTAFGYDLRTSGLQPEAAEYGGVDADRTIVTSMALSGAFAGIGGAVWVLMVTGRFTASVPSLGFDGITVSILAGNNPLGVVPAALLFGVLKSGSLALQLSAESPPKQLVGVLRGLIILFVAMPEFFRLLGKRFVTTGRDPVATDGGKPVEDRRSSPDEQIESGGSTEFERTEGEQ
- a CDS encoding ABC transporter ATP-binding protein, which gives rise to MTNAVELQEITKRFPGVIANDDVSLAVEPGTVHALLGENGAGKSTLMNVLYGLYEPDAGTIELDGQSRTFDSPRDAIDAGIGMIHQHFMLVPPMSVAENVVLGHEPKKWGGLATDRNQASDAVRELAERYGFAADPDATVEDISVGEQQRVEILKALYRGADVLILDEPTGVLTPQEVEELFAVFEELTAEGKTLIFITHKLGEAMEAADEITVLRDGVNVGTVDADATTREELAEMMVGREVVLDVDAGPADPGDSVLSVDGLSVHGEHGARHVTDTGFTVREGEIFGIAGVDGNGQSELIEAITGLRVPDAGTVDLDDEDITRVSRSGHIDRGMAYVPEDRQERGLVMEFDLTENGVLGSQHTPPIGGGRIDWNGARGHATDIIEEYDVRPPEPAAAAHSLSGGNQQKFLVGREFERDPDVVVATHPTRGVDVGSTEFIHDRLLELRDAGVAVLLVSANLTEVRGLSDRLAVMHDGRFVDVVDPDAVTEEDLGLLMAGEQLAERESADVTADGSQQDDVSRDDETGAEQRSTGGER
- a CDS encoding BMP family lipoprotein produces the protein MRTSPDRRRFLQITGAAGIAGLAGCTSGGGGSGSGNDSGGSNDSGGSNGSGGNGSNATGNASGGSGSGSDMNVGMVYAKGGLGDKSFNDSANRGVKRAANEIGVSFNNAQPEQNSDFPTFQRRFAQQTSPAYDLICCIGFAQVSGLQDVAPNFSDQNFMLVDGVVEEPNVASYTFKEHVGSFQIGHLAGLLTTREMSAGAGETNPENATLGFVGGEEVPLIKKFQAGFEAGAKHANEEANVRVAYTGSFSDPGAGKEAAVSMYDNGADIVYHAAGGSGIGVFQAAQGQGRYAIGVDSDQSKSSPNFSDVILASMVKKVNNAVFRSIENVANDSFNGGSVTTLGLEGNGVEAVYGQELGSEIPEEVKQSLEESQEKIIAGDISVPQKPGQGE